From the Arctopsyche grandis isolate Sample6627 chromosome 11, ASM5162203v2, whole genome shotgun sequence genome, one window contains:
- the LOC143918996 gene encoding kelch-like protein 1, with protein MDLANLLKVKVLPRYETFDLSNGLVVLKLKGDIELKKKAMDLTLENFETLHRTQVFLNLPTSTVIEILKLDDLNVPSEEDVFNSG; from the exons atggatctagcCAACCTGCTCAAAGTGAAAGTTCTACCACGATATGAAACATTTGATCTTTCTAACGGCCTAGTAGTTTTGAAACTAAAGGGTGATATTGAATTGAAGAAAAAGGCGATGGATTTGACTTTAGAAAATTTCGAGACG CTGCACAGAACGCAAGTTTTTCTCAATCTACCAACCTCCACTGTGatcgaaatattgaaattggaCGATTTGAACGTGCCTTCCGAAGAAGACGTATTCAATTCTGGGTAA
- the LOC143918629 gene encoding kelch-like protein 28: MTAMKRVQQKGMAVYYNVHLVVLSACSEFFGRNENNFNETFSPFDFNVIDVILKYCYTGEISIDDHQYKKYMELANLLEVKVPPRYETVDLSNYLAVLKLTGDPELKKKAMDLTLEIFETNARFSQSTSLHCDRNIKILNVPSEENVFNSVKFWVNYDDASRKNDLVNLISYVSLSLLSIKFLVEEVIKFFNSCADCMTSLRLAILDKISLNSKSLNQRETRRRKKSANTIDVYDGEEKNWILLKDIGIIKNSFASVIAGDWIIIIGGMNSSNYVVNLVKFSGAVKLATSIGIALGQNYVEYVDKGAGIYFDPIGKATNFK; the protein is encoded by the exons ATGACAGCAATGAAAAGAGTACAGCAAAAAGGAATGGCAGTATA CTATAACGTGCACTTGGTTGTGCTATCGGCATGCAGCGAATTCTTTGGGAGAAACGAGAATAACTTTAATGAGACTTTTTCCCCTTTTGACTTTAACGTTATCGATGTAATTCTAAAGTACTGCTACACTGGAGAAATAA gtaTAGACGACCatcagtataaaaaatatatggagCTAGCCAATCTGCTCGAAGTGAAAGTTCCACCGCGATATGAAACAGTTGATCTTTCTAACTACCTGGCAGTTTTGAAACTAACGGGTGATCCCGAATTGAAGAAAAAAGCGATGGATTTGACTCTGGAAATTTTCGAGACG AACGCAAGATTTTCTCAATCTACCAGCCTCCACTGTGatcgaaatattaaaattttgaacgtGCCTTCCGAAGAAAACGTATTCAATTCTGTGAAATTCTGGGTAAATTATGATGATGCAAGCCGTAAAAATGACTTGGTAAATCTGATTAGTTATGTGAGCCTATCCTTGCTTTCGATCAAg TTTCTCGTCGAGGAAGTAATCAAGTTCTTTAATTCGTGTGCAGATTGTATGACCTCTCTTAGACTAGCAATTCTAGACAAGATTTCACTGAACAGTAAATCTCTTAACCAAAGAGAGACCCGTCGTAGGAAAAAA AGTGCAAATACAATCGATGTATACGACGGAGAAGAGAAAAATTGGATTCTGTTAAAAGACattggaattattaaaaatagttttgcGTCTGTCATCGCAGGAGATTGGATCATTATCATCGGCGGAATGAATTCTTCAAATTACGTAGTGAATTTAGTAAAGTTTTCGGGTGCTGTGAA ATTGGCGACTTCTATTGGAATTGCATTAGGGCAGAATTATGTGGAATATGTTGATAAAGGCGCCGGCATATATTTTGATCCGATCGGAAAGGCtacaaattttaagtaa